The DNA window TTTGTTGGTCTTTTTAATAtctaattgcttagctaccaattagaTTTATCTTTTGCTTAATTATGTCATTGAGAAATGCATGATTAGGATAGATGTGTAATCAACAACTCCGTGCATTGCATGTAATCGAGAGATGCATGAGCTAGAGAGAGGGCTTGGGTCCGTTGTGCTTTGGAGTCAATCTCGACTTGTATGGACGAGACTCCTACACTAGAGATTGACCAACGtgttagatgcacccgagagggggtCTAACCGATTATCCCGACTTTCCTAACCATATTTGAGAcccaatagatgagcatgacCCGTAGATGAAATCCTTGATCCATTCTAACGGATACATATCCTTATCCTTccccaatttgtgtgaaaatCTATCTTTGTTTGCTTGATTTTCTTAGTTAATTGTGTTACTTGCTTAATTGTTCTTTGATCTTAGTTATAGAAAATCAAATCCCCCTTTTATTAGTGTAAATAGTGTTCAAAGTTGCATTGTAATACTCAAACCGGCTTTTAGTCTTCGAGGATCGATAATTTTAACTTGCCCTTTGCTACTTAACCCGTACACTTGTGGGTGACGCTTTTATTGCTAAATTAGTAGTATGAGTCAAGGGTTCTAAAAGAATTACTTCCAAAACTTGCCACTATTGATCAGTCATTAAATTTTTTGGTCAAATTGAGTCTGATAAGGCAGCCGATGGACATACCCGCGGGTAAGTTAAACGATTTTTACGTTCATAAAGAAAACACAGATTGGTTGATAAACATCGGCAATACAAATATATTACACATTGACGACCGAAATTTTCATCAACCAACATGATTTTTAAAGTTTCGAAATAGACCAAAATTTGTTCAGACTTGATGGTTTTTCCAGCAATTGGGCAAAGGATGAATATGCTCAAAATAAGTGAAACTAGATATGTAATGAAGCCAAGAAACATATGAGTAGGCAAAATGTGTATTACATCTGCAAAAATAACATATATGGTCCATCAGTACTAGGTAAAGGCACGTTGAGCAACGCACACTAAATTTCCACAGAATGGTCGAAGTCAAAAATCTTACACAAATTTATTAGTACAACTGTAAACTGTAATCATAGAAATGAAGCAATAAAAACAGGGCAGGCGGATTGCAGAAGGAAACCAAATACTAAACAGATATATAAATCCGAGAGAAGCGTCTCAGTCTGAAGCTCCTACCTCTTCGTCTCTCCACGGTGTGTCATCACAGGCATAGCCGCTTTCTGAGGTCAGAAACAGATTCAAGCAATTGTACAATGGAATCATCTCATCTGAGAAGGAGAACAAAACAAGCCAGATGCATCTGCTCCTACTGCCGCAAGATCACAAACAGTGCATAGCTGCCCTTGCTGAGATGGAACAAAATGTGTGGTGCAGTATGGGCAGGTTACATCTCTCTGCCCTCTATAGATTGGGACGTATGTCGCTCCGCATACAACGAAAGGATTTCTGAAATCATAGTTGAGCTGCGTGGTATCCGTCATATTCCTCTCAGCCGCCTGCAGAACCTGGCGAGCTTGTCTTGCTTGATTCTCATTGGCTGGATTACTCTCAAGAAGTCGCCTAGCAAAGTTGGCTGCGGTGCTCAGATTTTTTGCCTTGAAGCAAACAGTCATTGCACTAGCCAGTGCAAGTCTCAAGTGTGGTGGCTGGAGCTTGCAATGTGTGAAATACGCTGCAAGTTCCTGCTGACGACCTGGATTGTCCTTCAGTTCCCTTCTCTTAAGCTCCATTTGCAAGCCAAGAATGTATTCCTTTACTACGATTACCAATTCCTTCACTTCATCCACCTCTCTTCTTGTTTCAACCACAACCAGTGGAACTGTGTGAAGAATTGACAGGAAATGTCGAAGAGCTTCAGAAAACTTTCCGGTGGTTGTTGCTTTGTAACCAGCCTTCAGCTTCTCATCTAGTTGAGAGAAATCGAAGATAAGAGCAGGAGGGCCTCGCACATTGGGGCTTGCAGATTCACTCCAACCTCTCTCTACTGCAACAGATATAACTGGTGCTGAAGTACAGGCACGCAGGTAACTGTGACTGCCCAGGTGAAGATCAATAAATTGAGACTTCAAAGGGCCAAAATTGCATATCCCTAACTGACGGCTCAACAAACGAAGTGCTGTATCGAAGTTGCCAGCAGCTGCGTGTTCAGCAGCAAGAGATGACTTCTGGACCCAAATTTGGCTCACGGGCATACCAGGCGTGGGGCAAACAAAAACAGAAGACCGTGCATTAGAAGCCACCTTCGGCGTATCAGCATCAGGAGGCAGATCTAGATCCTCAAGATCCCATCCTCCCTCCTCATCATTCTCATTGTGCACATCTTCATCCTCCAGCACCATACTGATGTCTCCATTCTGCAGATGATCCACGTCGCCAATATCCAAACCCTCACCCCAATCAGCATCTGCAGCCTCTTCATAATCTTCTTCTGCACCTTTACCTGCATCATCAAGAGAGCCCTCAAATATGCCTTTACTCACCATTAACAAAGGCCAATCTCCAGCGCATAGCACTGGACTAGGAGGGATCAACAGAGAAGCTTTTCTCCCTTCAGGAAGAGAAGGAACATTATCTCCTAGTTGTGCAGATAGACGCTCCACTACGTCATGGAGCCCATGAATGGAAGCTGTTATGTAAGCCAGGGGCAAGTGACCCGCATTCTCCAGAATTTTCACCCGCTCTCGGACATCACCAAGATACAATGCATTATGAAACTGGCCCATAACTTCATTTTTTACCTCAGCGATTTTCATCATTTTTGACAACTTGTCCAGATTGCCAGTTATCAGATAATGAAAAGAAAGCCTCTCAAAGTTCTTTGTCTTCTGGTACGCATATTCAACAATTCCTGCATTTCCCTGTCGTAGGGCCTCTACTCCTAGCCTGTACCAGTAATCCTTCTCGTCAATTTTCTTAGCAGATTCAAGGGCTTTCTCGATGTTACCGCTTTCAAGAGCTAAGTTGAAGCGAGTTCTCTCATCCTTCACAAAATAGAGAGCAACTTGTGGGAAGCCCTTCTGTTGCAAATATGCAATCATGGCTTGTCCACATAGTTCTGAATTCTTTATCATGCTCATAACATGATCATATCTCTTCTTCAGCAGGGACAACTTAAAAATATATTCCGTTGAGTCAATAATGATTGGACGGTTTTTCCCATCTCGGTCCAGGCAAAAGATTGTGTTCCCATATATCTTTGTTACATACACCGGAACATCCAAGGTCTTTATAATGCCACTATCACCATTAGGCAGGCAGTATTTAATATGTGTCAGTGTAGTGTAGATAAAAACACCATTATCATCCCATGATCCACTCTTAACACGAATGGTCTCATGAAGAGTGCAGCGGTGCACAAGCTTTTTATCAGCAATAACAATTGAATGCTTGCTCAGCAAAGCAACACTCTCCATATCCTGAGACCAAACCACATACCTAACAAAAGAGGCTTGAAGATCACCAAGAACAATTCTTTGTTGGAGATCAAAAATGACAACCTTGTCCTCGGCCCGGCAGAGCAGATTCCCTGTACCAGCATAGAATATGGCATCAGTAGCAACAGGCAGGACACTCTTTTTCACTACTTCATTTTTTAGGTTCTTCACCAGGACTTGGTTGCTGCTCTTCTCAAGCACAGCAAACCTATTCCGAGCCACAAAAACAGCCGAACCCCCGGCACCTCTTTTAGCCTCTTGAGCTGTGTCACCTCTGCTGTAGCTATCTTTAGGTATAACATAAAGCTCATATGAACCACCATCCACGTCTGAGCAAACCAAAATTGCATTCTCAGTAGGACTATAAGAAAGAGTCCGTGGTGCTTGATTCAAACTATTGGAACCAGGACGACGGATTGGTATCAGCTGGGTATCTTTCTGAGTGGAATACTCAAAAGTGCGTAGAAACCGATCCTTGACATAAAACACAGAGTCACCACTGACAGAAAAGGCAGGGCGTTCTATCTCTAGCTTAAAGACAATCATACCACTATCATGACCAGCAGCGAGTAGATTCATCTCAGGGTGGGCAGAAAGGATCCAGAACCTGTCATGCTCCCTGCGGAATGTCGGCAAGCCAGTTC is part of the Salvia splendens isolate huo1 chromosome 6, SspV2, whole genome shotgun sequence genome and encodes:
- the LOC121807760 gene encoding coatomer subunit alpha-1-like → MLTKFETKSNRVKGLSFHTKRPWILASLHSGVIQLWDYRMGTLIDRFDEHDGPVRGVHFHKSQPLFVSGGDDYKIKVWNYKLHRCLFTLLGHLDYIRTVQFHHEYPWIVSASDDQTIRIWNWQSRTCISVLTGHNHYVMCASFHPKEDLVVSASLDQTVRVWDIGALRKKTVSPADDILRLSQMNADFFGGVDAVVKYVLEGHDRGVNWASFHPTLPLIVSGADDRQVKIWRMNDTKAWEVDTLRGHMNNVSCVLFHARQDIIVSNSEDKSIRVWDATKRTGLPTFRREHDRFWILSAHPEMNLLAAGHDSGMIVFKLEIERPAFSVSGDSVFYVKDRFLRTFEYSTQKDTQLIPIRRPGSNSLNQAPRTLSYSPTENAILVCSDVDGGSYELYVIPKDSYSRGDTAQEAKRGAGGSAVFVARNRFAVLEKSSNQVLVKNLKNEVVKKSVLPVATDAIFYAGTGNLLCRAEDKVVIFDLQQRIVLGDLQASFVRYVVWSQDMESVALLSKHSIVIADKKLVHRCTLHETIRVKSGSWDDNGVFIYTTLTHIKYCLPNGDSGIIKTLDVPVYVTKIYGNTIFCLDRDGKNRPIIIDSTEYIFKLSLLKKRYDHVMSMIKNSELCGQAMIAYLQQKGFPQVALYFVKDERTRFNLALESGNIEKALESAKKIDEKDYWYRLGVEALRQGNAGIVEYAYQKTKNFERLSFHYLITGNLDKLSKMMKIAEVKNEVMGQFHNALYLGDVRERVKILENAGHLPLAYITASIHGLHDVVERLSAQLGDNVPSLPEGRKASLLIPPSPVLCAGDWPLLMVSKGIFEGSLDDAGKGAEEDYEEAADADWGEGLDIGDVDHLQNGDISMVLEDEDVHNENDEEGGWDLEDLDLPPDADTPKVASNARSSVFVCPTPGMPVSQIWVQKSSLAAEHAAAGNFDTALRLLSRQLGICNFGPLKSQFIDLHLGSHSYLRACTSAPVISVAVERGWSESASPNVRGPPALIFDFSQLDEKLKAGYKATTTGKFSEALRHFLSILHTVPLVVVETRREVDEVKELVIVVKEYILGLQMELKRRELKDNPGRQQELAAYFTHCKLQPPHLRLALASAMTVCFKAKNLSTAANFARRLLESNPANENQARQARQVLQAAERNMTDTTQLNYDFRNPFVVCGATYVPIYRGQRDVTCPYCTTHFVPSQQGQLCTVCDLAAVGADASGLFCSPSQMR